In Hevea brasiliensis isolate MT/VB/25A 57/8 unplaced genomic scaffold, ASM3005281v1 Scaf224, whole genome shotgun sequence, one genomic interval encodes:
- the LOC131176693 gene encoding secreted RxLR effector protein 161-like, translating to MTGSLLYLTASRPDIHFSVCLGARFQSCPKESHLIAVKRIFKCLIGTHSIGLWYPKCDTFDLVGYSDSDFAGSRLDRKSTSGTCQFLGHALVSWRSKKQTSVTFSTAEVEYIAAGSCVAQILWMKQQLEDFAIKVDHVRIRCDNTSAINLTKIQSNTLDQST from the coding sequence ATGACTGGCTCACTTTTATATTTAACTGCATCTAGACCTGACATTCATTTTAGTGTGTGTTTGGGTGCTCGGTTTCAATCATGTCCTAAGGAATCACATCTAATTGCTGTTAAAAGGATTTTCAAGTGCCTCATTGGCacacactcaattggtttatggtatcctaaATGTGACACATTTGATCTAGTTGGATATAGTGATTCTGACtttgctggaagtagattggatagaaagaGTACTTCGGGTACTTGCCAATTCCTAGGTCATGCCTTAGTGTCTTGGcgtagtaagaaacaaacttctgtAACTTTTTCTACTGCTGAAGTAGAATACATTGCTGCAggaagttgtgttgctcaaattctaTGGATGAAGCAACAATTAGAAGATTTTGCTATAAAGGTTGATCATGTTCGTATAAGGTGTGATAATACTAGTGCCATCAACCTAACTAAAATCCAGTCCAACACTCTAGATCAAAGCACATAG